TGTTTTATTAGATTGTGGAGTTAATGTTGCTGCATCAGATAATAAAAATGCATTCCCATACTTGAACGCTCCGGAATTTTCAATTGAAGAATTGGATGCTGTTATCATCTCTCACGCTCACTTGGACCATTGCGGATTTGTACCTTACCTATTCCATTACGGATATGACGGGCCAGTTTACTGTACAACCCCAACTAGAGACTTAACCACCCTTTTACAATTTGATCATATTGATATTGCACACAGGGAAGGAAATCCTCTACCATTTACCTCAAAACATGTCCACCAAGCAATCAAAAATACAATTACCTTAGACTACGGTGAGGTAACAGACATTTCACCAGACATAAGATTAACATTGCACAATGCAGGACACATTTTAGGTTCGGCAATATCCCATATGCATATTGGAGACGGAGCTTACAATTTAGTATATACCGGAGACTTCAAATACGAACCTTCCAGATTACTGGAACCTGCAACCATTCGTTTCCCACGTGCTGAAACAGTAATTATGGAAAGTACCTATGGTGGAAAAGAAGATATTCAGCCTTCAAGAAATAATGCTGAAAAGGAAATGATGAAAACAATCTATAAAACACTTAAACGTGGAGGAAAAGTATTGGTGCCAGTGTTTGCTGTGGGAAGGGCACAGGAGCTCATGGTTGTTTTAGAAGAGTATATGAGACATGGATTAATTGAAGAAGTTCCAATTCTCATTGACGGAATGATTTGGGAAGCTACTGCAATACACACTGCACGACCTGAATACTTAAGTAAAGATTTAAGAGACCAAATTTTCCATATGGGAAGAAACCCTTTCGTTTCAGACATGTTTGTTAAAGTTCAAAATCATGACCAAAGAAAGGAACTTGTTGAAAGCAGCGATCCTGCAATTATCCTGTCAACCTCAGGTATGTTAACCGGAGGTAACTCTGTTGAATACTTCAAATGGTTATGTGAAGATGAAAGAAATACTTTAATCTTTGTAGGATACCAGTCTGAAGGTTCAATGGGTAGAAGAGTTCAAAAAGGCTGGAAAGAAGTTCCTCTTGAAGATGATGAAGGAAAAACCAGAATATTCAATGTTAAAATGGAAGTTAAAACCATTAATGGATTTAGTGGTCACTCCAACAGAAGACAATTGATGGAATACGTTAAAAGACTTAATCCTAGACCTGAAAGGGTCATTACCTGTCATGGAGACCCGTACAAAACTGTGGACCTTGCATCTTCAATTCATAGAAGTTATAAAATTGAGACTAAAACTCCGATTAACTTAGATTGTGTAAGGATTCATTAATAATTAAATACTAATTAAAACAAAGTAATACTATAATGAATGTTGTAAAAATTACAACATCAATTTATTTTTAAAACAATAGGTGTGAAAATGGTTACTTATTCAGAATCAGGTGTTGATATAGATTTAGAAGCTGTTACTGTTTCAAAACTAGCCGATAAACTTAAATCAACATTAGAATGTAGGGATATTATTACTGACAGCGGCCATTATGCTGCTTTAGTAAAATTGGGCGATAAAGCTATTGCAATGAGTACTGATGGTGTTGGAAGTAAAATTTTAATTGCTGAAATGATGAACAAATACGATACAGTAGGTATTGACTGTATTGCTATGGTAGTTAACGACATTTTATGTGTCGGAGCAGAACCAATTGCTTTAGTAGACTACCTTGCTGTTGAAAAACCGGACCCTGAAAGAGCTGCAGAAATTGCAGAAGGTCTTGTTAAAGGTGCTAATGAATCTAAAATTGCAATTATCGGCGGTGAAACAGCATCCCTTCCAGGAATCATTAAAGATTTCGATTTGGCAGGTACAGGTATTGGATTTGTAGACATTGATAAAATTATTACCGGCGAAAATATCCAACCGGGAAATGTTTTGATTGGTATCGAAAGTAATGGAATTCATTCCAACGGATACAGTTTGGCCAGAAAAGCATTATTCGATGATGGCGGTTTTTCTGTTGAAGATATGATGCCTAACGGCAAAACAACCATTGGTGAAGAATTGATTAGACCAACCGAACTTTATGTTAAACCTATTGTTGCGCTATTTGAAAAAGAATACAATATCAATGGTCTTGCACATATTACCGGAGGAGGTTTTACTAACCTTAGACGTTTGAAAAAAGGCGTAGGTTATGATATTAACGACCTTCCTGAAGTTCCGGAAATATTTAAACTCATTTACGAACAAAACGTAGACATCAAAGAAATGTATAAAGTTTTCAACATGGGTGTCGGTTTTGTTGTTATCTGTGGCGAAGAAGAGGCAGACAAGATAATGGACACCTTAAAAGACTATTGCAACTGCCAGATTATAGGCAGCGTAACTGATGATGAAAAAATTACGGTTAAAGCTTTTGAAGGTAGTGAAATTGAATACTGATTTAATTAACTGATAAGGATTGATATGATGAAGATAATGAAAGATAATGAAATGGCTCTTGTTAAAGAAATACTGAAAAAATTAGGGGCTAGTGAAGAAGACCAGAAATTAGTTGCGGAAGCTACCGTTGATGCAGATTTAAAAGGGTTTACATCACATGGGCTTGGCAGATTCCCGCAATACCTCATTAGTATTAAATCAGGTACAATTAACTTAGAAGACAACATTACCATTGAAAAAGAAACACCTGCAATGGCATTAATTAACGGTAACAGCGGATTTGGACAAGCTGTATCCTACAAAGCCATGCAAATTGCAATTAAAAAAGCAAAAGAACTGGGTATTGGCTGTGTCGGTGTTCACAACACCAATCACTTTGGAGTTACCGGATTTTATTCTGATTTGGCCTTAAGAGAAAATTGTATCGGATTGGTAATTGCAAATACCGATCCGGCTATTGCTCCTTTAGGAGGCAGCAAAGCTTTAATCGGAACCAACCCTATTGCATTAGGCATTCCATCTGACAGCTATATTACTGTAGATATGGCAACATCAGTTACTGCACGTGGAAAAATCATTGAATCAAAAAGAAAAGGAATTGAATTGCCTGATGGATGGGCATTAGATAAAGACGGAAAACCAACAAATGATCCTACAGAAGCATTAGAAGGGTCAATTTTACCATTTGGCGGATTTAAAGGATATGCATTATCTTTATTAATTGAAATATTAACCGGACCATTAGTACAGGCAGAGTATGGTCTTGGTGTAACCGGTACAGCTTCACCTGAGAAGGATTGTACAAAAGGAGATTTGTACATTGTAATTGATCCTTCCAAATTCGGAGACTTTGATGAATTTAAAGCAAATACCGAAGAATTTATCTCACAAGTCAGAGCTACTGGTGAGAATGTTGCAGTTCCAGGTGATTTAGAAGTTAAAAGAATTGCTGATTCTGAAGCCAATGGAATTATCATCGATGAAAAATTATATGAACAGTTAGAAAGAATCTGCGGCAATTTAGATATTGACCTTGATTCTTACCTTGAAGGATAATTTTATCCTCCATTCTTTTTTTTATTAACAAAACGATTATGAACTATTTACATTTCGTTGGATTTCAATTAAAGTAAATTGGAGTTTACATTTATTAAAATAAAAATGATTATATAGTAAGCAATACATAAGATTATAATACTAAAAATTATAATAACTTTTTATTGAGAAATATGATTTTTAAAAAAAAAGGAGGAAATAAGTAATGAAACTTAAAAACTCTTACATCTTACTAATAACAATAGCAGTATTCTTATTAGTAAGCATAGGATCTGTTTCTGCAAACGACATAGACACCAATGAAGATGTCAGTTTATCAGATGATGGATCAGACATTGTTCTTGCAAATGAATCAGCAAACACAACAGTTAAAAAAAGTACCGAAGTTGTTTCTGAAGACGTTGCAATAAGAGATAATGAAACAAAGGTAATTGATGTTACTGTAAAAGATAATGAAAGTAATTCTATCGGAATTACTGATAAAAATTTAACAGTCTATGAAGGAAACAAACAAATAAAATTCAGTTATAACAATTCAAAAATTATTATCCTTGATAAATTAAGCAAGGGCAATCATAAATTAAATATAACCTATTTAGGCAATGACATTTATAATAACTCTTCAAAAATTATTAATTTATGTAT
The genomic region above belongs to Methanobrevibacter sp. and contains:
- a CDS encoding beta-CASP ribonuclease aCPSF1, which produces MTSDILENIKKEILQKLPDEIQVSKVEFEGPEVVVYTKNPEIITENGDLIRSLAKELRKRIIIRSDKSALLEAEDTINKIHEIVPEGAEITDIYFDTVTAEVVITAKKPGLVIGKYGVTSRSIVKNTGWAPKILRTPPISSDIIGKIRTIQKNSSKDRKKLLQRLGRQIHQGSKYPNDWARVTSMGGFKEVGRSSMLLQTPNSRVLLDCGVNVAASDNKNAFPYLNAPEFSIEELDAVIISHAHLDHCGFVPYLFHYGYDGPVYCTTPTRDLTTLLQFDHIDIAHREGNPLPFTSKHVHQAIKNTITLDYGEVTDISPDIRLTLHNAGHILGSAISHMHIGDGAYNLVYTGDFKYEPSRLLEPATIRFPRAETVIMESTYGGKEDIQPSRNNAEKEMMKTIYKTLKRGGKVLVPVFAVGRAQELMVVLEEYMRHGLIEEVPILIDGMIWEATAIHTARPEYLSKDLRDQIFHMGRNPFVSDMFVKVQNHDQRKELVESSDPAIILSTSGMLTGGNSVEYFKWLCEDERNTLIFVGYQSEGSMGRRVQKGWKEVPLEDDEGKTRIFNVKMEVKTINGFSGHSNRRQLMEYVKRLNPRPERVITCHGDPYKTVDLASSIHRSYKIETKTPINLDCVRIH
- the comC gene encoding L-sulfolactate dehydrogenase, whose translation is MKIMKDNEMALVKEILKKLGASEEDQKLVAEATVDADLKGFTSHGLGRFPQYLISIKSGTINLEDNITIEKETPAMALINGNSGFGQAVSYKAMQIAIKKAKELGIGCVGVHNTNHFGVTGFYSDLALRENCIGLVIANTDPAIAPLGGSKALIGTNPIALGIPSDSYITVDMATSVTARGKIIESKRKGIELPDGWALDKDGKPTNDPTEALEGSILPFGGFKGYALSLLIEILTGPLVQAEYGLGVTGTASPEKDCTKGDLYIVIDPSKFGDFDEFKANTEEFISQVRATGENVAVPGDLEVKRIADSEANGIIIDEKLYEQLERICGNLDIDLDSYLEG
- the purM gene encoding phosphoribosylformylglycinamidine cyclo-ligase produces the protein MVTYSESGVDIDLEAVTVSKLADKLKSTLECRDIITDSGHYAALVKLGDKAIAMSTDGVGSKILIAEMMNKYDTVGIDCIAMVVNDILCVGAEPIALVDYLAVEKPDPERAAEIAEGLVKGANESKIAIIGGETASLPGIIKDFDLAGTGIGFVDIDKIITGENIQPGNVLIGIESNGIHSNGYSLARKALFDDGGFSVEDMMPNGKTTIGEELIRPTELYVKPIVALFEKEYNINGLAHITGGGFTNLRRLKKGVGYDINDLPEVPEIFKLIYEQNVDIKEMYKVFNMGVGFVVICGEEEADKIMDTLKDYCNCQIIGSVTDDEKITVKAFEGSEIEY